A genome region from Mycobacterium florentinum includes the following:
- a CDS encoding TetR/AcrR family transcriptional regulator, which produces MPNELSVPVARRMANARIRTESTQALVGRRRRAASARDILAATRRLLSGGEPVTHLSVGRILTEAGVARATFYACFPDKRAVIGQLAQQSLAWREEVSGDALRDPNMTRETLDELMRAIVRQWRANRQVLGAIIELAEHDRGMREVWGSAVGEIATQTAGYLRQRWEGSPDAPADPEMLAAAMTWMFERCCHQLVVDDTSAERVAMALSEILWRTTTYKV; this is translated from the coding sequence ATGCCGAATGAGTTGTCCGTACCCGTAGCCCGTCGCATGGCGAACGCGCGGATACGGACGGAGAGCACGCAAGCGCTGGTGGGTCGGCGCCGGCGTGCGGCGTCGGCGCGGGACATCCTCGCGGCGACCCGCCGATTGCTCTCCGGCGGAGAGCCGGTCACACATTTGAGTGTCGGACGGATCCTCACCGAGGCCGGTGTCGCCCGGGCAACGTTCTACGCGTGCTTTCCCGACAAGCGGGCCGTGATCGGTCAGCTGGCTCAGCAGTCGCTGGCCTGGCGCGAAGAGGTCTCGGGCGATGCGCTGCGCGATCCGAATATGACGCGGGAGACGCTGGACGAACTGATGCGCGCGATCGTTCGCCAATGGCGCGCGAATCGCCAAGTGCTGGGGGCGATCATCGAACTGGCCGAGCACGACAGGGGGATGCGCGAGGTGTGGGGCTCTGCCGTCGGGGAGATCGCCACGCAAACGGCAGGATATCTGCGACAACGCTGGGAGGGCAGCCCCGACGCGCCCGCGGACCCGGAGATGCTGGCCGCGGCGATGACCTGGATGTTCGAGCGCTGCTGTCACCAGCTCGTCGTCGACGACACCTCGGCGGAGCGGGTTGCCATGGCACTTTCGGAAATCCTTTGGCGGACAACAACATATAAGGTATAG